GGCTCTAGGATGATGAAGACATCCAAGCCGGAGTCTGCTCTTTGCCCTGAAGAAGATGCTGTCTCCCGGGGCTCAGGTCCCTTCAGGCCGGCACTCACTGTCTCagtgtgggtggtggtgtgggcacTTGCACCCACAGTGGAGTGAAGGAGAGGGAGCCGGTGTCGGAGGGCAGTTTCTGTGTATCAGGACGTGGCCTTGGCCTTGTTCGGTGGTGACTGACCGTGGCGGTCCAGGAGATTTCTTGGTGTGTGTATGCTTTCCACAAGACTGGGGCAGGTAGCAGACTCCGCCCTCTCAGGAGGGTAGGAAAAGCGGTGTGGTGGCCATTTTCTGAGGCTTCCGGTTGCTTGTTGTGTGAGGATGGGTCGGGGGCTGACGTTGATAGGGAAAAACGAGCTTGTAGGGAAGGAGCGACTGAGAGAGAgcacccatcccctcccctcccccccacatccCTTCCTGTCTGCCCTCCCACTCGGGGGACTTGCTGTCCTTATGCCTCTCCCTCAGTCCCCAGATTCCAGGACTACTGTGTCTGCCAGAGCAATGGTCTGGGAGTTTatcggtgagagagagggggCGTGCTCCCGGCGAGGGTCCCTGTGTGGAGagctttctccttccatccttctaGGGCTTTCTCCCAAGCAGGACAGACTTGCCCACTCCCCAggtcccttcctgtctctttccctgTGATAGACAGGCTGCCATGTCTTCCCTGGGACCTGGCAGGCCTAGAGAGTGCTAGTTCCCTGGAGGGTGGCAGGCAGTAGCCTGTCTCCTCAGCTGTTCACTAGATGCCCGCTCTGCCCACAGGGAGAGTGCCAGGGCTCGCCTGGGCTCGGAAGAGGGTCTAGTGGCAGGCTCCGACAAGCTGGAGAGAGGAGACTCTGCCAAGTCCCCTGGCCCCCTAGTCACACCCGCATGCCGCACTCTCCTTCATCCCCGGTCCCTCCATCACTGCTGGGCTCTGAGGACACTCAGACCCAACTCCCGTCCCAGGTGACTGCTGGGCAGCTGGTGCCCCCATGCCCTGCCTGGCTTTTGTGCCGTCTCCCAAGTAACTGTCCCCTCTCACCAAGGACACAGTGAGGCGGGGTCCCCAGAGGGACCCCTGCTATCTATCACACTTAGAGACAAAGGCAGATGTTTCTCCAGCTATAAGGTTTTGAATCAGACTTTCTCCTTAAAGTCCGCCTTAGCCCTTCATAGAACCTCCTGACCTTCAGGGTCTAACGGTATTTATTGCCTTGCTGGGCAGAGATCTGGCCCCCGTGGCTTTGCGCCCTGCCGGGGGCCAGGGGCCAGGGGCCACATGAACCTAGAGGCTGTGTCTTGCACAGTCTCTGCTGCCCGCCCACAGGTGGGCAGAGCGAGGAGAAGGATGTATGTTGTCCCAGCCGCCGTACCTGTGGTCCTTCCCGGAGGCTGCTCCAGGAAGTGACTCGCGAGCCTTTGGGCCTCCTGatcttgcctctgtcttcttcattgtgcctctcttcttctctcccccctcgttctcttcctgtctgtttctatttttatattttccagaaAATCAGTtcgaggaaggggaaagggtcaAAAACGAAAGCGCAAGAAATCCCGGTTTAAATCCTGGAGCGTGTACGTTGGTGCCGCTGCTGTCTAATTCCTTGGAGCCTTCCTGGCCTCCAGACAAGCGCCTGCCGTTCCCCTAACCCTGCCTCCCCTCCTCAGctcccctctggctcttgccCTGGCCTTCTgctggcctcagtctccctccctctccctctttctctctctctcactcactcattccACTAATGACACCAACGGGTAGACTTGGTGGTGGCATTGCTGGACCAGGGTTGGGATGAGGTGGGGTGGCAGGTGAGTAGGTCTGGAGCACTCAGGGAGGGGACTCTGGCTTGGCTGGGCACCAACTTTCTCTCACCCACTGGGCATTGGTGGTGGGGCCATTGttggcatgggtgctgggcattgggGCCCTCTCACCCGACTGGTTTCCACTGCTCTAGGCTCCTGCACACGTCTGGAGGGTCAGGGTGGAGTGAGTGACGGGCATGATGGTTGGGAAGTGGATGATGGTGGGCTGAGGATAAGCCTGGTGGGCCAGGCTCTGTGTGGCCGCCCTTCTCATCTGTTGGAAGTGCTCTGACACCACGACTTGAGGCTCCAGGAGGGAAAAGCCCTCCATTCCAGTCCCACCGAGATCACCCACTGAGGTCTTCGCGGGTGGCCGCTTCCTCTGGGTTGCAGGCTGTGCTGGCTCTGGAGGCCTTGCTGGTGGACAGTGCCCCCCTGGATTTGGCTTGCCTGCTGCTGGCCCTCTCCCTTGGTGGAGGGTCTGGGCAGAGGTCCTTTTCCAGGGAGAAGGTGCCTCTGGTGGTCTCATGGGCCACTCATCACTGTCCCCAGCAGGTAAAGAGTCAAGACATATTCTGGGAAGAGCAGCAGTTAGGGCCTGAGATAGGCCCGTGTCTTGGTGGGGCGCAGCACTGCCCCTTACGGCAGCCTTCTCCCTGCACTCTGCCCGCCTGTGCCCTCCTCTTTCTGCAGGCAGATGCCCTGCCAAGTGCCGcgtctttctgcctctctctgtcttctgctgGAGCGCTCCGATCTTTCCAGGATGTGGAAAGGGCCTAGGGGCCAGCGAGCTGGGTGGGGAAGCCGTGGTAGCCACGTTAGGGGGTAttgcatgggtttttttttttctctctctctctgctgatgCTCTAGCTTAGATGTCTTTCCTTTTGCCTTTTTGCAGTCACTGTGAGCCTTGCTCAGAGCGGAGAAAGCATTTGTTTGTCCAAGATCCGCAGACGTGTAAATGTTCCTGCAAAAACACAGACTCGCGTTGCAAGGCGAGGCAGCTTGAGTTAAACGAACGTACTTGCAGGTTGGTTTCCAGAGGGCAAGCGAGagtcagagagggagagagagagagagagacagagagagcacgcTTGTGAGGGGCCAGCTGCTTGCTCAGCTTCTAGCTGCCTGTGTCGGGACTGCTGCTGCCTTCTCAACTCCTGAGGCTGTGTGGGGCCCCGGGCTCCAGTCTGGCCTGGCAGGCCTGCTCTGAGATGATGGCCCTGGTTGCCTGAGCGGGTAGGCTGCTGTGGCGTAATGTGATGGTGTGGACGCAAGCTGTGTGCTGTGGCCTGCGGTCCCTGCTGCTTGTGAAGGCTGTCGGCGGGTGCTGATGTTGTTCATTCTCCCCTCGGTGCAGATGCTGAGATCCGAAAGTCCTTTCAGCCGTGGGATGTCGATAGCATTCCCTGGCTGCCCCTCTGCCCCCAGAGCCCGCACAGCCGGGCCTCTCACCGCCCAGTGGTTTTTCCTGGGCGTGGGGTCTGAGCTCCTGATGTCTGTGCCCCCCTTCAGACCATGGCTTCTTGAAGACAGGCTGTCTCCCCTGGAGTGGGAGGCCTTGAGGACAGGCTGTGTCCACCTCAGACCAGGCCTCTCTGAAAGTGGGGCTCTGCGGTTGGTTTAGGATGGGAAATTCTCTCTACATACATCTGAGGACCCTAGATAACTCAGTCCTGCCTCAGTCATGGTCAAGAGGGACAGTCCTCAACAGCCCACACATTTCAGAAAGGCTTCCAGGGTGGTTGCAGGAAAGAGCCGGGCCCCCTTCCCTGACaggactctgtgggcaccttAAGCCTGGGCCTGGTTCATAACACTTTGGAATACCCAGGTGTCTGTACTTCTGTCCTTTGCCCTTGTGAACCAAGGAAAATGTCAAGCTCATGAGTGACTGTTGTATATGACCACATTCAGTGGGGAGGTCAAGAGCACAGGGCTGTGACTGGCAGCTCCTAGTCTTGATATCTAGACAGGTGTTTATATCGATATGGCCTGTCCTGGGTATGAGCATCACCCACGAAGGGAGCTTTTAGAGGGATGACCCCAGAGAGGAGCAGGCTCCCAAGTAGGTGCAGGGTTCTTAGGTGTGGGCCCGTTCCCTGCCTGCATTCTGTGTCTTGTGGGTGTTCAAAAGACGTAAAGGAGCTGGCCTCGGGTGTTCCTGTGAAACACTGTAAGAACTCTGAGTGTGTCAGTTTTGTGGTAGGGCCTCTTCCAAACAGCAGGGATGGGGGACAGGGCTCAGCTCCCCAGAGGGTTTTAAGGAAGATAAAGACCTTGGCATTGTAAGGTTTCTGGAGTGAGCTGGGGAGCTAATTGAGGTTACCTGACTTCCGGAGACCTGACCAGTCCACCATTGCCTGTGTCTGAGAACTGCATTTCCAAGACTGGGTGGGACCCGTGTTCTCAGGCTGTCCTCGGGGCACCCAGCCAGGGCCAGGAGCATGAGGAGAAACCCCCTCTGCTTCAGTCAGAGGAGCAAGGCCACTAAGTTGTCTGAGCCCAGCCTAAGGCAGACATGTGGTAAAGACAGGCGGCCCCATGCCCGGGCCTGCAGCTGCCGGCCAGCTCAAGGTAGAAGCTAAGGCCGAGAGAGGTGTCGGGGCATAGATGTCTTCCTACCTTCCTGGAGCTCCGGGACTTGTCCGCCTGGACAGAACACATCCCAGGGTGGTCCTCTGTCATTGGCCTAGCCCAAGGTATTTTTCCTGTCCACTGTCTACTCTTCTAGACCCACCCCTAGGAGCCAGACCGGAAAATCCCTCTGCAGAGACCCTCTCCCAGCTAACTACCTCTAACCTTGTCACCCCTCCGCTGTGGAGTGTCACATGGGGGCTGTCCTTCTACTGCTCATGTGTTGCTTTGCAAGTATTTCCATGTCTGTCTCGTCTTCGTAGTTCGCCATCTTTAGCAGGCAGGGctgggtctctctctccctccccaccggGACTCTGTCTCACCTGCGCCTCGGGGAACCCTGCTCCTGTAGTGCCAGCCTACAGGGACCGGGGTCTCCCAGGCCTGGGGAGGCTGTTTGCCTCACCGCCAGGCTCCTGTGGCCCTAACCCCCTGCCTCTTTTTGCCACTCCCCACAGATGTGACAAGCCAAGGCGGTGAGCCAGGCTGCAGGAAGGAGCCTCCCTCAGGGTTTCGGGAACCAGACCTCTCACCAGAAAGACCGACTAACCATGTCACCACCACACCATCATCGTCACCATTGACAGAACAGTCCTTAATCCAGAAAGCCTGACGTGAAGGAAGAGGAGACTCTTCGAGGAGCACTTTGGGTCCGGAGGGCGAGACTCCGGCAGAAGCATTCCCGGGCAGGTGACCAAGCACGGTCCCTTGTGGAACTGGATTCGACATTTTCTTTTACTTGCTGCTAAATCACCAAGCCCGGAAGATTAGGGAGTTTATTTCTGGGATTCCTGtagacacacccacccacatacacacacatatatatatattatatatataaataaatatatatgtttttatatatataaaatatatatatattctttttttaaattaactttgcTAATGTTATTGGTGTCTTCACTGGATGTGTCTGACTGCTGTGGACTTGAGTTGGGAGGTGAATGTCCCTGCTCGGATCCTGAGAGGGGAGACAGTGGGATGAAAGACTCCGGTGTGGTCTTTCGTCCTTTTGCCTGCCAGGGAACGTGCGAGGCCAGGGCACGGGGGGCACACTGGCTCACTTCCAGAAACACGACAAACCCATCCCTGGCCCCGAGTCAAGAGGACAGAAAGATggcagaaaaagagacaaagacgCTGGTCCCAAAAGGAGTCGGGAGCCTCAGGACATGGCCTGCTTCGTGGATCCCGCTACACGCCGCCCTCTGGGCACCGCCTGGAAGAATCAGGAGCCTGGCCAGCCTGCAGCCCACTCCTCCGCTTCCGAGGTGCCCAGGAGGCCCCCCACAGAGGCTCCTCCTCCTGGGAACCCTTCTCTCCCTACCCCACTTCCTGGGTACAGCCCAGGGGAACCTCGTGTGCTCAGACCATTGAAACCACTAGTTCTGTTCCCCAGGAGACTTGGCCGTGTGTGCGTGGctgaccctcccccaccccaccccttcccgAGGCACAGAGCAGTGGGGCAGGACCCGCAAGCCCTCAcggaggcagagaaaagagaaagtgttTTATATACGGTACTTATTTAATAgtcctttttaattagaaattaaaaacagttaATTTAATTAAagagtagggttttttttttcagtattcttGGTTAATATTTAATTTCAACTATTTATGAGATGTATCTCTCGCTCTCTTTAtttgtactttgtgtgtgtgtgtgtgtgtgtgtgtgtgtatgaaatctgtgtttccaatctctctctcccaGATTGGTGACAGTCACTAGCTTGTCCTGAGAAGAGATTTAATTTTGCTAACACTCAGCTCTGCCCTTCCCTGGTCCCCTCCACACATTCCTTTGAAATAAGGTTTCAATATACatttacatactatatatatatttggtaacttgtgtttgtatataaatatatatatatatatgtttatgtatatatgtgattcTGATAAAATAGACATTGCTATTCtgttttttatatgtaaaaacaaaacaagaaaaaatagagAATTCTACATACTaaatctctctccttttttaattttaatatttgttatcatttatttattggtgctACTGTTTATCCGTAATAATTGTGGGGGAAAAAGATATTAACATCACGTCTTTGTCTCTAGTGCAGTTTTCCGAGATATTCCGtagtacatatttatttttaaacagcaacaaagaaatacagatatatcttaaaaaaaaaaaagcattttgtaTTAAAGAATTGAATTCTGATCTCAAAGCTCTCCTTGGTCTCTCCTTCTCTTGGGTCCTTCTGTcccaccttccctcctcctttgGGAGCATGGCATTTGTCTTAGGTCTGGGGAATGGTCCCCGGGGCAGAGGATATGGGATGACCTCTCCATTCCTGGCTCGATACAGAGAGTGTGTGCTCCAGGGATGGGTGGATGGGCGTCTTAGAAGAGGGTCCTCACACTGTGCCGAACTCATCTAGCCTCCTTGTCAGACAAGGACCAGGCCATGTCCCCAGCTGCTccctggagactggagagagCTGTTGGCTGGGGCTGGCCAGGAGAGGGAAGCGGGTCcagctggagggggggggggtgctgtgaCTCCAGGGTGCAGTTTACTTGTGTGTTCTAGGTGTAGCAGTCCAATAGTCTGTTGCTACCCGTCTGTTGTCCCCAGGCCAGCCTTCTTGTCCTGCCCTAGTCCCGGGCCAGGTGGACCCGGCTTGGGTCTTTGACACAGTGACACTGTGTCTCAGTCTGCTTCTAGCACCTTACTCCTTCAGACTGCAAATAGGACTGGTACACACAGGGTCGGCTGCTGTGGTACACCCTCGGGCACGCTTGTGTGTAAGATACACCAGCAGCGAGACCAGTGGAGGGCGAGTGGTGGGAGAGAAAGAGCTGTGTTCCCGCAAATAATAAAACACATCGGCATTGCCAGGGGCTCCTAGCTGGGGTTGGGGGATCGTGGTGCAGGTGCTTTCTCATGACCTAACCGGGAACACCTCTTACAGGACGGGTGAAAGGCGTATTGGAGATGGGTCTGAGTGCATGTTGAACCCCAGGCGGAAGGGTTGAGCAGAGGTGGTACTCCAGCAGGAAGTGGGGGCTGCCACAAAACAGGAAGTGCTTGTATCAGAAAGAACAGCAGAGGATGCAAATGGGCATCTTGATTCCAGATGTTTTCACCAAGGTGCCGGCAACAGTGGGGGAGGGTGCCTGAGTAGGATGGGGTGACATGGGCAGCAGCCAGGGCATGCACTATGCAGGGAGGACCGGAGCCAAGGTCTTGCCTTCTGGAAGCTTCGGCTTAGTGCCTGTCCTTTCCCAATCACTTACCCCATGTGGGTTGATGTCTGGGGAAGGCCCAGTGAGGTAGGTGATCTTGTATCCACCTGAAACTTGGCCTCTCAGATTCTTCTCTGGCCTCCCTTGGGCTGGTTCTCTCGGAGCAGCCGGAACGAGCCTGGTAAAGGAGGAGCCAGATCATAACACTTTTTGGCTCACAACTCTGAAGAGACTCCATTTTACCCAGAGAAGAAGGGCCCTCCACTCCCCAGCTGTCCCTGCCTTTCAATGACTCGCTAGATTCTCACTCATCTTGAGGATGCGGCTTCCACTTTTCTATTCCTCAAGTTCTTTTCTTGTGGCCTTTGCGAGGCTGCCCCCTCTAGTTGGCACGCCCTAGCCCACATAGGATATGTTTGATTTCAAACCTGCAAGTCTGATTCACTTTTCAGTGAGGCGTCTTTTGACCTCGCACTTACAACCGAACCCGCTTTGTCTCCGGACTCTTCTGTTTTGTATTGTATGTGCACGGGGAGGTCAGAGGTCGACGTTGGGTGTCCTCCttagttgctctccaccttatttttgagatagggtctctcactgaacctgaaactcactgatttctctagactggctggccgggTGCAtgcctctctctgtgctggggacCGAGCTTaggaccttgaacttgtggttcaagcattttatttattgagccgtctcacctcccctcttcctcttcttcctcctcatcctcctttggagacagggtttctctgtgtagtcttggctgtcctggaactcgctttgtagatcaggctggccttgaactcacagagacctgcctgcctcagcatcccgagtgctgggatcaaaggtgtgcgtcaccaagcctggctccccaccccctttccaggACCCCTTTTCCTGCTACCTTTTTGCTTAGTCAACAACAGTGCTGGccaataaaaataacatgtgggTCACATgtaatttatttgttgttttggtcCGGTGCTGGGAAATCAAAGGCCAGAGCTTCATGAGTTCTAAGCATGAGTCATATTTCTAGtctgtacattttaaattttttcagaagtcagatttttaaaagaaacaggtAAAATTCATACTTATATTAGGCTTTATTTACCAGTATATATGTGAAATATCATCTAAACAtttaatcaaaatgaaaattattagTGAGAGAGTTGTCTATATTTTGGGGGTATcaattatctgtctatctatctatctatctatctatctatctatctatctatctatctatctatctatctatctatctatctatctttgagacaaggtctcactctgtagctccagctagcctggaactcagtatgtaaatcaggctgtatttgaattcacagagaactgactccctctgcctccttgggTAGTGGGAtaaaagtcatgtgccaccacacttggccttggcatgcattttttgtttgtttgttttgtttttgtttttcaagacaactacatagtctcactatgtagccctggctgttctggaactcactatgtagaccaggctggcctcgaactcacagagatccacctgcctctgcctcccgagtgctgggattaaaggcatgtgccaccacacctggctgcccCAGTATGTATTTTTATACTTAGCACGTATTAAAATTGGTAGTGGCCACATCTTAAGTGGCCACAtctgatatacatacatacctggcacacacacacacacacacacacacacacacacacacgcacgcacgcacgcacgcacgcacacacgcacgcacgcacgcacacagctTTGAAACTGGAGCCTGAAGACAGACAACTTCATTCTGAGACTGGCAGTGGTACATCTGCAGAGGTGCCAGGAGAGGTTGGTGGGGACTTGATGGATAGGTGGGGGTCTGACCAGAGCAGGGGCCTGGGAGCAGAGACCCCGTCCCTGATGCCAGCTATTGTCGCCTTTTAATCATCCTAGCGATGGGGCTTGTTACTATTGCTTagcagaggagatgctggagGCCCAGAAAAGGTAAATAATTTGCCTGAATTTTCACACAGCTGGTAAACAGCCTAGTGAGAATTTAAGCCATCTTTCTCGACTCCAATTCCAGTGCTCTTCCCACCCCACCATAGCCGCCCCGGGCTAGGGCAGGACACCAACAAATAAAAACGAATCGTCTAGACTGAATACAAACAGGCAGAAGAAAAGTGGGACGCAGGGAGGATGCAGCGGTGGCCAAACCCGGGGCCGAAATCCAACTTCCCTATGCATGGTAAGGCTCGGCTAGGCAAGCAGCGTCCCCAGGGGCTGGGGCTCGTCAGCTGAAGATTGGAAACCTAAGCACGCAAGAGGTTGCAACACGCGGCCCTGGACAAGAGGAACAGTCTTGAAATAGACCACgaagaaaaggggagaaaagaataaaaatgctgTCTCCGGATTCTCCCAGGGGCCCACAGAAGACCCGATCAAGGCTAAGACCTGCCCTACACTGAGCTCCATTTTACGTTTTCCCTTTGTCCAAAGGAGCTCTATCCAGTCACAACCCACGAAAGCCTTGAGAGTCTTCCCTTTTCCTGGGCCCATGGACCCACTCACTTCTCCTCCCTCAGCTTTTCCTGCAAGGCAGGTGGTTGATCCCTGCAGAACCGGGTGATCCTGGGTCCATGTCGCCTATTAGGATTATCCTGGTGATGTGTCAagaattcttcctttcctcatgCTGCGTCTCCCAACACCAGTCAGCCAGCCCTGCCTTTTCAATCTGTGTTGCCCTCATATCTAGAATGAGGCAGTAACACAGTTCTAGTGCCAGAAGAATGTGGGTTTCACCTATAGACAGAGGATGAGAAGGGCGGAGAGAAAAGAACAATTTGGTCCAACATTTACCAAATACCAGCCATGTGTAGAGGACAATCATGTGCTATGGTAGCTTTTGCCTGTGCTAGTCTAGAGATGaaggctgggtgaggtaaccTTTGGAAGGCACCCCAAGCTGGCTTCAGTCACAGGGAGATCATTCTGTTGCATCCACAGGACATTATCTGTCAGGATGGGGATTAGGGGTAGGCAGGGGAGGaaacagtaaatatttataaTCTTCCTGGACATGGGAAATACAAGACAAAGACAGCTTGAGGGAGaatcaacagtgtgtgtgtgtgggggggggaggatgtgATTCTGAAGGGACAGAATTAGAACTGAGGGGTTCATCCGGCAAGAGCACCTTTGGGGGCAAGGCTGGGCCTGGGTCTCCTTCCTCAGGATGGGTGGGCTGGATCTGAAGACTTTGAAAGGTTTTGGAGAGTTGGTCTATTTGTGAGCAAAGGCTCCCTGACTGAAGTGGGACAAGTTCCTTGCCTTCAGGATGCTCCCTGATCTCACAGGACTGCTAGTCTGAGAGGGGAAAAAGTGCCATCAGATACTTCTTTGACCATGAAGATGGAAAAAAGTTTTGAGGATGCATTTACACAGccgtgtgaggccctggatttgatctctaGGACTgcaaaaaagaataaacaaaaagatacaagttatatgtgggaggcagaggcaggctggtctctgtgagttcaaggtcagcctggtctacatagtgagttcaaggccagtcagaaCTTCTTAGAGAGATCCGGTTTCAAGAAAGATAagatagacgatagatagatagatagatagatagatagatagatagatagatagatagatagatagatagatggatggacggacagacagataggtgaaagaaagaaaagatacaaacTAGTTTGGAGAAAGTACCACCTGACCTTGGTGTGGCTTCTGAAGATGGCCTTGGGCATCACTGCAGGTTGGTTCCAGAGGTGCCTTTCAGAGTCTGCAGTCCTGTCCTTCGTTCCCTCACACACTCACAGTCCCCACAGGGCTCTCTGCATTCGTCAGGAGCCATGTACGGCTCTGGTATTTCTCTACACGTCCCCTGAAGGTCCTCCATCTGGCTTCCAAGCAGGGCAGATGCCAGCACGTGCCTCCTTCTAAGGTCTGAGGACCTTATTTGTCATCTCCTCAGGCTTCCTGTAGGAAGACCATACCCCTACTCCCCACCTCATGCGTAGCTGGTCTAGCTATCCTGGCCCTGGATGTCCCCCAAGTG
This DNA window, taken from Peromyscus maniculatus bairdii isolate BWxNUB_F1_BW_parent chromosome 21, HU_Pman_BW_mat_3.1, whole genome shotgun sequence, encodes the following:
- the Vegfa gene encoding vascular endothelial growth factor A, long form isoform X2; the encoded protein is MAGAPGCPIRVWLAGSLTSVICSLPLQIMRIKPHQSQHIGEMSFLQHSRCECRPKKDRTKPEKKSVRGRGKGQKRKRKKSRFKSWSVHCEPCSERRKHLFVQDPQTCKCSCKNTDSRCKARQLELNERTCRCDKPRR